The Stigmatella aurantiaca DW4/3-1 genome contains the following window.
GGAGATCGATGGGAACAGCCGCGGCCCCGAGAAGAAGAAGTGCATCTCGTCGGTGACGGCGGGCAGGCCGGTGTTCCCCAGGTACCCCATGAGCAGCACGCTGGCCAGCGCCCCCATCGAGCCGAAGGTGATGCCGAGAAAGAGGGTCTCCAGGATGATCATCCAACGGACGAAGCCGCGCTGCGCTCCGATCGCGCGCATCGTTCCGATTTCGCGGACCCGCTGGAGCGCCGCCATCATCATGGCGTTGTTGATGACGATGAGCGCCACCACGAAGATCATGAACACTCCGAAGTAGAGCGCGGCCTTGACCACCAGCGTGAACTGGCCAATGAGGCCCGAGGCTTGCTTCCAGGTGGAGAGCTTGATGGGCAGCCCCTTGTTCTGGGCGAGGTCCTCCAGCGCCGGTGCTACCGATTCCAGGGAGTTTCCGGGTTTGAGCAGCACCGCTGCGCTGAGGACCACGGACTGATCCAGCTCCTCCTGGGTGTACGTCTCCTTCAGGGACTTGTTCTCTCCCGGCTCGCGGCCCTCGAGCACGCTCTCCTCGTCGATGTGAGCCTGCTCAGCCGACCCGACAATGTCGCTGTTCGAGCCGAAAAGCGCGTCTTCGGCGCTCGACCTGTCCACGTCCTTCAGCCCGCTCTGGCTTTTGATGTGCTCGATCTCACGCGCCTCCTCCTGACTCTGGGCACCCTGGAGCTTCTGGAAGGAGATCAGGTCCATCAGGTTCACCGTGCCCGCGAGCGGCGATTTCTCCAGCCCCTTGAATTCGATCGTCCCATAGAACGGGACGTTGACCGATTGGACGTACCCCCGGGGGGAGACGTTCTGGACCGTCACCACGTCGCCAATCTGGATGCGGTAGAGCGCGAGGAGGGGAGCCACCTCGGAATAGAAGAGTTGGTAGCGCTCCAGGAAGTTCTCGTCGCTGGTGTTCAGCAGCAAGGCCAGCAGCTTCGCGGGTTCTGGCTCACGGACGCTGAGCCGCCGTTGCAGCCGTGACACCAGCTCCTGAGTCTTCAGGTCATCGAGCTGGAACAGGATCTCCCGCACCTGTTTCTGGTTCCTGGCAACGTAGCGCCGCAGCTCAGGATCCTCCGCGATGCGCCGCCCCTTCACCGTGAGGGCCTCGTGAATGAGGTCGAGCCGACGCGCGGTCTTGAGCTTGAACTTGTCCTCGTAGAAGTACTGGCCCATCAGCAGCCCGCGCTTGCCGGGCGGCACCTGGGTGCCTTCTTTCAGGTGCATGCGATCGAAGGCGGCCTGGAAAGCCTCCAGGTCCGTGCCGATGTAGCGGATCTTGATGGTCTCGGCGTCGAGCACCAGCTTGGCGATCCGGTTCTCCAGAAATTCCAGCGCGTCGAGGGGA
Protein-coding sequences here:
- a CDS encoding ABC transporter permease; protein product: MGPLRILVQIAVRNLFTSTINLVIGGIILVGTALVVVGGAMLDSIDGAMTRSLIGSGTGDLQIYSSQSTEDLDLSADQRLPVIDGFPRIKQELLARPEVLSIVPTNVSNGLVLSGNAMDDVFERLRNAVRAQAPAEQVSSLKRLAQQMVRVLQEDLRNAQAAATNASDDGELAALDRAASDAFWAEFDQAPLDALEFLENRIAKLVLDAETIKIRYIGTDLEAFQAAFDRMHLKEGTQVPPGKRGLLMGQYFYEDKFKLKTARRLDLIHEALTVKGRRIAEDPELRRYVARNQKQVREILFQLDDLKTQELVSRLQRRLSVREPEPAKLLALLLNTSDENFLERYQLFYSEVAPLLALYRIQIGDVVTVQNVSPRGYVQSVNVPFYGTIEFKGLEKSPLAGTVNLMDLISFQKLQGAQSQEEAREIEHIKSQSGLKDVDRSSAEDALFGSNSDIVGSAEQAHIDEESVLEGREPGENKSLKETYTQEELDQSVVLSAAVLLKPGNSLESVAPALEDLAQNKGLPIKLSTWKQASGLIGQFTLVVKAALYFGVFMIFVVALIVINNAMMMAALQRVREIGTMRAIGAQRGFVRWMIILETLFLGITFGSMGALASVLLMGYLGNTGLPAVTDEMHFFFSGPRLFPSISVANLLAGYVMVLGVSVLSTLYPAILATRVSPVQAMQAAD